A window of Raineyella sp. W15-4 contains these coding sequences:
- a CDS encoding amidohydrolase: protein MKLDLLIHHADIRTQDPLHPRAHTLGVLGGRVVGLDGEVTGIPARRTVDLHRAVVLPGFNDAHCHTTWYGLTLASVDLLPARSLDDVYRAIAARAAVSAPGAWVVANGFDHHHLGGRYPDIDELDEAAGGRPVYIRHMSGHASIVNTATLRLAGVFAPDFTEPVGGGVRRRPDGRPSGLLEEQAQHLVQDLVLPYSQADIAAALERATQVYAAEGITSFTEAGIAGGWIGHSPVELAAYQTAREEGRLHARAQLMVTLDALHPVVAHPDDHAGIGLDLGLRTGMGDDHLSIGPTKVFVDGSLFGETAAVSEPYCTAQHREGYFQLAPDDLRARMLDAYRSGWSLAAHAIGDRAIDLALDIMAEARVAYGPHRVPNRLEHGGVIRPDQIPALAAAGVAVVPQPNFLRQFGDGMARSLGPARTAWSYRVRSLLEAGVCVPGSSDRPCADGVALRGVQAFVERLTGSGATYGPGERVTAEQAVRAYTVGSAAATGFAGVKGALATGQLADFVVLSAAPSDVPAEEISAIEVLATSVGGRFTHDALGLAERTLLLT from the coding sequence ATGAAACTCGACCTGCTGATCCACCACGCCGACATCCGGACGCAGGACCCCCTCCACCCGCGGGCCCACACCCTGGGCGTGCTCGGCGGGCGCGTCGTGGGCCTGGACGGCGAGGTGACCGGGATCCCCGCCCGCCGCACCGTCGACCTGCACCGCGCGGTCGTGCTGCCCGGCTTCAACGACGCGCACTGCCACACCACCTGGTACGGCCTGACCCTGGCCTCCGTCGATCTCCTCCCCGCCCGCTCCCTCGACGACGTCTACCGGGCCATCGCGGCCAGGGCGGCCGTCTCGGCACCAGGGGCCTGGGTGGTGGCCAACGGGTTCGACCACCACCACCTCGGCGGTCGCTACCCCGACATCGACGAGCTCGACGAGGCCGCCGGCGGCCGGCCCGTCTACATCCGGCACATGTCGGGCCACGCGTCGATCGTCAACACGGCGACCCTGCGGCTGGCCGGCGTGTTCGCGCCGGATTTCACCGAGCCGGTGGGCGGCGGCGTACGCCGCCGGCCGGACGGCCGTCCCAGCGGCCTGCTCGAGGAACAGGCCCAACACCTCGTCCAGGACCTGGTCCTGCCCTACTCCCAGGCCGACATCGCCGCTGCGCTGGAGCGGGCCACCCAGGTGTACGCCGCCGAGGGCATCACCAGCTTCACCGAGGCCGGCATCGCCGGCGGCTGGATCGGTCACAGCCCGGTCGAACTCGCCGCCTACCAGACCGCTCGCGAGGAGGGTCGCCTGCACGCCCGGGCCCAGTTGATGGTCACCCTCGACGCCCTGCACCCGGTGGTCGCGCACCCCGACGACCACGCCGGGATCGGCCTCGACCTGGGGTTGCGGACCGGGATGGGTGACGACCACCTCTCCATCGGCCCGACCAAGGTCTTCGTCGACGGCTCACTCTTCGGTGAGACGGCCGCGGTCAGCGAGCCCTACTGCACCGCCCAGCATCGGGAGGGGTACTTCCAGCTCGCCCCGGACGACCTGCGCGCCCGGATGCTCGATGCCTACCGGTCGGGCTGGTCCCTGGCCGCCCATGCCATCGGCGACCGGGCGATCGACCTGGCGCTGGACATCATGGCGGAGGCCCGGGTGGCGTACGGTCCGCACCGGGTACCCAACCGCCTGGAGCACGGCGGCGTGATCCGGCCCGACCAGATCCCGGCGCTGGCCGCGGCCGGGGTGGCCGTGGTGCCCCAGCCCAACTTCCTGCGTCAGTTCGGCGACGGCATGGCCCGCTCCCTGGGCCCCGCGCGGACCGCGTGGTCGTACCGGGTGCGTTCCCTGCTGGAGGCGGGGGTGTGCGTGCCGGGCAGCTCGGACCGCCCGTGCGCCGACGGCGTGGCGCTGCGCGGCGTGCAGGCCTTCGTCGAGCGGCTGACCGGCTCCGGCGCGACGTACGGACCGGGGGAGCGGGTGACGGCCGAGCAGGCGGTCCGTGCCTACACCGTGGGCTCGGCGGCGGCGACCGGCTTCGCCGGGGTCAAGGGCGCGCTCGCCACTGGTCAGCTCGCCGATTTCGTCGTCCTGTCGGCAGCCCCGTCGGACGTCCCGGCCGAGGAGATCTCCGCCATCGAGGTGCTCGCCACCTCGGTCGGGGGCCGCTTCACCCACGACGCGCTCGGACTGGCCGAGCGGACCCTGCTGCTGACCTGA
- a CDS encoding carbon-nitrogen hydrolase family protein translates to MTTARIAVLEADPELAAGTEAWHRLGERLARLSPDLLVLNELPFGIWLASSHEFDDVRWNASVAIHDEAIARLAELDVPAVVGSRPLTLPDGNRVNAGFSWTAEDGAVVRHHKRHLPHGPGYWETTWTAAGTRPFEPFEIAGITVGFMVCTDIMFPEHARAYGRQGVDLIVCPRATPILDEAMFHAALSMAATVSGSYVASSNRGYTDSDGFSYEGNGYVISPRAITLAATTPEESLLVVDIDTENARTKQARYPCDVD, encoded by the coding sequence ATGACCACCGCACGTATCGCCGTCCTGGAGGCCGATCCCGAGCTCGCTGCCGGCACGGAAGCCTGGCACCGGCTCGGTGAACGGCTGGCCCGCCTCAGCCCTGACCTGTTGGTGCTCAACGAGTTGCCGTTCGGCATCTGGCTCGCCTCCTCCCACGAGTTCGACGACGTCCGCTGGAACGCCTCGGTGGCGATTCATGACGAGGCCATCGCCCGGCTCGCCGAGCTCGACGTTCCCGCCGTGGTGGGCAGCCGGCCGCTGACCTTGCCGGACGGCAACCGGGTCAACGCCGGCTTCTCCTGGACCGCGGAGGACGGCGCCGTCGTACGCCACCACAAACGTCACCTGCCGCACGGCCCCGGCTACTGGGAGACCACCTGGACCGCCGCCGGCACCCGCCCGTTCGAGCCGTTCGAGATCGCCGGGATCACGGTCGGGTTCATGGTGTGCACCGACATCATGTTCCCGGAACACGCCCGGGCCTACGGCCGGCAGGGGGTGGACCTGATCGTCTGTCCCCGCGCCACGCCGATTCTCGACGAGGCGATGTTCCACGCGGCCCTCAGCATGGCCGCCACCGTGTCGGGGAGCTACGTCGCCTCCTCCAACCGCGGCTACACCGACTCCGACGGGTTCAGCTACGAGGGCAACGGCTACGTCATCAGCCCACGGGCCATCACGCTGGCCGCGACGACGCCGGAGGAGAGCCTGCTCGTCGTCGACATCGACACCGAGAACGCCCGCACCAAGCAGGCCCGCTACCCGTGCGACGTCGACTGA
- a CDS encoding aspartate aminotransferase family protein, whose translation MLGKDLPQIVTNAVPGPRAAEVIARRARTVPSAVRCGYPVVINRGEGAMIEDVDGNRFVDWVGGVGVLNIGYSHPEVVAAVKEQADDYFHAMANIVTHEGYVALAEALADRTPVDGAHRRVFFANSGAEADENAVKIAKAFTGRPNIIVFSGAFHGRTLLTMAMTAKKAYAKGMGPFPDGVCRAEFPYLYRAPGDLRDDAAIDYYLDRLEAVFEYASLPEQVAAIVVEPVQGEGGFIPAPLAWISAVREICDRHGILLIADEVQTGFGRTGRLFASQYWAEHGVRPDILTAAKSIAGGLPLSAVVAREEIMESVPVGVIGGTFCGNPLACTAGLKVLEIIERDRLAARALRIGETVAERYRAWADRFDVIGDIRGLGAMVGLEFVTDRATKEPFPELVAAVVAEAAQHGLLIESAGTYGNVVRFLAPLVITDDQLAAGLDIFERAIETRLAGLRP comes from the coding sequence ATGCTCGGGAAAGACCTCCCCCAGATCGTGACGAACGCCGTGCCCGGCCCCCGCGCCGCCGAGGTGATCGCCCGCCGGGCACGGACCGTGCCGTCGGCGGTCCGCTGCGGATATCCGGTCGTGATCAACCGGGGTGAGGGCGCAATGATCGAGGATGTCGACGGCAACCGTTTCGTCGACTGGGTCGGCGGGGTGGGGGTGCTGAACATCGGCTACTCGCATCCGGAGGTCGTCGCCGCCGTCAAGGAACAGGCCGACGACTATTTCCATGCGATGGCGAACATCGTCACCCACGAGGGCTATGTGGCGCTCGCCGAGGCGCTGGCGGATCGTACGCCGGTGGACGGGGCGCACCGACGCGTCTTCTTCGCGAACAGCGGCGCCGAAGCGGACGAGAACGCGGTGAAGATCGCGAAGGCCTTCACCGGTCGGCCGAACATCATCGTCTTCTCCGGCGCATTCCACGGCCGGACGCTGCTCACCATGGCGATGACCGCGAAGAAGGCGTACGCCAAGGGGATGGGGCCTTTTCCCGATGGCGTCTGCCGGGCCGAATTCCCCTATCTCTATCGGGCACCGGGCGACCTCAGAGACGATGCGGCGATCGACTACTACCTCGACCGGCTCGAGGCGGTGTTCGAGTACGCCTCCCTGCCCGAGCAGGTCGCCGCGATCGTGGTCGAACCGGTGCAGGGTGAGGGCGGGTTCATTCCGGCTCCGCTGGCCTGGATCAGCGCGGTCCGTGAGATCTGCGATCGCCACGGGATCCTGCTGATCGCCGATGAGGTGCAGACCGGCTTCGGCCGGACCGGCCGGCTCTTCGCCAGCCAGTACTGGGCCGAGCACGGCGTACGGCCCGACATCCTCACCGCGGCGAAGTCGATCGCCGGCGGCCTCCCGCTGAGTGCGGTCGTCGCCCGCGAGGAGATCATGGAGTCGGTCCCGGTCGGGGTGATCGGCGGGACCTTCTGCGGCAATCCGCTGGCCTGCACGGCCGGCCTGAAGGTGCTCGAGATCATCGAGCGCGACCGGCTCGCCGCGCGCGCCCTCCGGATCGGCGAGACGGTCGCGGAGCGCTATCGCGCCTGGGCGGATCGGTTCGACGTCATCGGGGACATCCGGGGCCTCGGCGCCATGGTCGGCCTGGAATTCGTCACGGATCGCGCCACCAAGGAGCCGTTCCCCGAGCTGGTGGCGGCCGTTGTTGCGGAGGCCGCCCAGCACGGCCTGTTGATCGAGAGCGCCGGAACGTACGGCAACGTGGTCCGGTTCCTCGCCCCGCTGGTGATCACCGACGACCAGCTCGCCGCCGGCCTGGACATCTTCGAGCGGGCGATCGAGACCCGGCTCGCCGGCCTGCGGCCCTGA
- a CDS encoding PucR family transcriptional regulator: MKTSVRGLYEGIRTGYQVTLRCGGNGLDRMPTWVYLAEDLQNIDFLKGGEFVITTGLFTRSGGTLIDLVRAVASKGCSAVLVNVGRYLSVDDLTEEVVDFCDAHRLPLFVVPWQIHLVDVMRELSMALVKDRQRRDALDIAFTAVLEQQPMSPEALHDLGRAGYRPEDEYRLALIRNLASPHEASAALRRRDPHGHLFAKDDLHVLVLPVRDATAPVADLVAILAPYGEVSVGVCGSGHVLDELGSAYREARFSLAVAQVWQRRSLGFDELGVLQLLFSVPDQEILAGLCASYLGPLEAYDAEHATQLVRTLQVYLLADCSPTDASVRLPAHRNTVVYRVNRIKEILGVDLGRATIKFNLLLALYIREYLTLRQR; the protein is encoded by the coding sequence ATGAAGACCTCTGTCCGAGGGCTGTACGAGGGCATCCGGACCGGCTATCAGGTCACCCTCCGCTGCGGTGGGAACGGTCTGGACCGGATGCCGACCTGGGTCTATCTGGCCGAGGACCTGCAGAACATCGACTTCCTCAAGGGCGGTGAGTTCGTCATCACCACCGGACTCTTCACCCGATCGGGCGGCACCTTGATCGACCTCGTTCGGGCGGTGGCGTCGAAGGGCTGCAGCGCCGTGCTCGTCAATGTGGGGCGCTATCTCTCCGTCGACGATCTCACCGAGGAAGTGGTCGACTTCTGCGACGCGCACCGGCTTCCGCTGTTCGTGGTTCCCTGGCAGATCCATCTGGTCGACGTGATGCGGGAGCTTTCCATGGCGCTGGTCAAGGACCGTCAACGTCGCGACGCGCTGGATATCGCCTTCACCGCAGTTCTCGAACAGCAGCCGATGTCTCCCGAGGCTTTGCACGACCTCGGCCGGGCCGGCTACCGGCCCGAGGACGAATATCGGTTGGCGCTGATCCGGAATCTGGCGTCCCCGCACGAGGCGTCCGCCGCCCTCCGGCGGCGGGACCCACACGGACATCTGTTCGCCAAGGACGACCTGCACGTGCTCGTCCTCCCGGTGCGTGATGCCACAGCCCCCGTAGCGGACCTGGTCGCGATACTCGCACCGTACGGTGAGGTGTCGGTCGGGGTCTGCGGCTCCGGCCACGTGCTGGATGAGCTCGGGAGTGCATATCGCGAGGCGCGGTTCTCCCTGGCCGTCGCCCAGGTGTGGCAGCGCCGTTCCCTGGGGTTCGACGAGCTCGGCGTGCTGCAACTGCTCTTCAGCGTCCCGGACCAGGAGATCCTGGCAGGACTGTGCGCCAGCTATCTCGGTCCGCTCGAAGCGTACGATGCCGAACACGCCACCCAGCTGGTGCGGACCCTGCAGGTCTATCTCCTCGCCGACTGCAGTCCGACCGATGCGTCGGTGCGGCTGCCCGCGCACCGGAACACGGTGGTGTACCGGGTGAATCGCATCAAGGAGATCCTCGGCGTCGACCTCGGCCGGGCGACGATCAAGTTCAACCTCCTCCTGGCGCTCTACATCCGTGAGTACCTGACTCTGCGGCAGCGGTGA
- a CDS encoding PhnE/PtxC family ABC transporter permease, translated as MTTEVTTVRADLPAAYADVAARAPRRRFPVGGAAGLVLILTMAAFSVHSLLSLDFSLSNLQTSINTAVRTFSLMGPISVPAPRDLAYLIGLTIGTVVLGTLLASVLSIPVAWISADNTTPAGWLRWVGRAIGVITRAIPDVVLALAFALTFTLGSPLPGIFAMGIHSIGMISKLFADAIEQSDDGPRLAIRAAGGSRAQEFWSGVVPQVLPSWIATMLHRFDINLRGSAILGYAGVGGLGYAMRVAFQQFPTGYGRGLGIAAVIFLLCVVLEFVSSAIRRNLLGIDPVGNALGGRSVRTLKRTRRSAGATSGDAPARSVEQMLKRPWTSDRIRNVGWSLAAVALIVASYWWADVDFSQITWEYVIPTLQSFWPPNFGTHTFGEFAQGMLVTIQVAFAAALLSLVPSLVIGSLAARNVAPTGRVRAVFRFILVFFRGVPELVLAIFLIMITGLGNQAGAIALAFGGIGLLGKLIADSFEEVPRGLERAVTATGATRTQRYFSTTWPVGLPSLIGNSMYLVDTNIRAATLLGIVGGGGVGFYLTQASSVLTFHGQVTTLVAMIVVTVLVVEGIATLLRRIYR; from the coding sequence GTGACCACCGAGGTGACCACCGTCCGCGCTGACCTGCCCGCGGCGTACGCCGATGTCGCCGCCCGGGCGCCACGTCGCCGGTTCCCGGTCGGCGGTGCGGCCGGCCTGGTGCTGATCCTGACGATGGCGGCCTTCTCGGTGCACTCGCTGCTGAGCCTGGACTTCTCGTTGTCCAACCTGCAGACCAGCATCAACACCGCGGTCAGGACGTTCAGCCTGATGGGGCCGATCAGTGTCCCCGCGCCCCGGGACCTCGCGTACCTCATCGGCCTGACCATCGGCACCGTCGTGCTCGGCACCCTCCTCGCGTCGGTGCTGTCCATCCCGGTGGCCTGGATCTCGGCGGACAACACGACGCCGGCGGGCTGGCTGCGCTGGGTCGGCCGGGCGATCGGCGTCATCACCCGCGCCATCCCTGACGTCGTCCTCGCGCTCGCCTTTGCGCTCACCTTCACCCTGGGCAGCCCGCTGCCCGGCATCTTCGCGATGGGCATCCACTCGATCGGGATGATCTCCAAACTCTTCGCGGACGCGATCGAACAGTCCGACGACGGCCCGCGCCTCGCGATCCGGGCCGCCGGAGGGTCCCGGGCACAGGAGTTCTGGTCGGGCGTCGTCCCCCAGGTGCTGCCGTCCTGGATCGCGACCATGCTGCATCGCTTCGACATCAACCTGCGCGGCTCGGCCATCCTCGGCTACGCCGGCGTCGGCGGTCTCGGCTACGCGATGCGGGTGGCGTTCCAGCAGTTCCCGACCGGCTACGGGCGCGGACTGGGGATCGCTGCGGTCATCTTCCTGCTCTGCGTCGTCCTGGAGTTCGTGTCGTCGGCGATCCGCCGCAACCTGCTCGGCATCGACCCGGTCGGCAACGCCCTCGGCGGGCGGTCCGTACGCACCCTGAAGCGCACCCGGCGCTCGGCCGGGGCGACATCGGGCGACGCTCCGGCCCGCTCGGTCGAGCAGATGCTCAAGCGGCCGTGGACGAGCGACCGGATCCGCAACGTCGGCTGGTCCCTGGCCGCTGTCGCGCTGATCGTCGCCAGCTACTGGTGGGCCGACGTCGACTTCTCCCAGATCACCTGGGAGTACGTGATCCCGACACTGCAGAGTTTCTGGCCGCCGAACTTCGGCACCCACACCTTCGGCGAGTTCGCCCAGGGCATGCTCGTGACGATCCAGGTCGCCTTCGCCGCCGCGCTGCTGTCACTGGTGCCCTCGCTGGTCATCGGCTCGCTCGCGGCCCGCAATGTGGCCCCGACCGGCCGCGTACGCGCGGTCTTCCGCTTCATCCTGGTCTTCTTCCGCGGCGTGCCCGAGCTGGTGCTGGCCATCTTCCTGATCATGATCACCGGGCTGGGCAACCAGGCCGGCGCGATCGCGCTCGCCTTCGGCGGCATCGGCCTGCTCGGCAAGCTGATCGCCGACTCGTTCGAGGAGGTGCCGCGGGGCCTGGAACGGGCCGTCACCGCCACCGGGGCGACCCGGACCCAGCGCTACTTCTCGACGACCTGGCCGGTGGGGCTGCCGTCGCTGATCGGGAACTCGATGTACCTGGTCGACACCAACATCCGGGCCGCCACGCTCCTCGGCATCGTCGGCGGCGGCGGTGTCGGCTTCTACCTCACCCAGGCCTCCAGCGTGCTGACCTTCCACGGGCAGGTGACCACGCTGGTCGCCATGATCGTCGTGACCGTACTGGTCGTCGAAGGCATCGCCACGCTGCTGCGGCGGATCTACCGCTGA
- the phnC gene encoding phosphonate ABC transporter ATP-binding protein: protein MSSTTISPTISVTGLTKYFGQTRALHDIALTVEPGEVVVLLGLSGSGKSTLLRHLNGLERPTQGTVRVLDQDVPALRPKALRALRGRVGMIFQQFELVPSLTVLENVLTGALARLRGPRLGLWAYPRSLKLAGLTHLDRVGLLEKAYQRADQLSGGQQQRVAIARALMQNPEILLADEPVASLDPESSGQVMSLIREIAADDGLTIVCSLHQVDLALGWGDRIVGLRQGEIVLDTSTSNLNHAQVMEVYRRTTTGDLSGLEAELAEVRLTASVARFAGDGAR from the coding sequence ATGAGTAGCACGACGATCTCCCCGACCATCTCGGTTACCGGGCTCACGAAGTACTTCGGTCAGACGCGGGCGCTCCACGATATCGCGCTGACGGTGGAGCCCGGGGAGGTCGTCGTGCTGCTCGGGTTGTCCGGCTCCGGCAAGTCGACCCTGCTGCGGCACCTCAACGGCCTCGAACGACCCACCCAGGGCACCGTCCGTGTCCTCGACCAGGACGTTCCGGCTCTCCGGCCGAAGGCGCTGCGGGCCCTGCGCGGCCGGGTCGGGATGATTTTTCAGCAGTTCGAGCTGGTGCCGTCGCTGACAGTGCTCGAGAACGTGCTCACCGGTGCGCTCGCCCGGCTGAGAGGTCCGCGCCTCGGACTGTGGGCCTACCCCAGGTCCCTCAAGCTCGCCGGATTGACCCACCTCGATCGCGTCGGCCTGCTGGAGAAGGCGTACCAGCGTGCCGATCAGCTCTCCGGCGGTCAGCAGCAGCGCGTCGCGATCGCCCGCGCACTGATGCAGAACCCCGAGATCCTGCTGGCCGACGAGCCGGTGGCGAGCCTCGATCCGGAGTCGAGCGGGCAGGTGATGAGCCTGATCCGTGAGATCGCCGCCGACGACGGCCTGACCATCGTGTGCAGCCTGCATCAGGTCGACCTCGCCCTCGGCTGGGGCGATCGCATCGTCGGCCTGCGCCAGGGCGAGATCGTCCTCGACACGAGCACGAGCAACCTGAACCATGCCCAGGTGATGGAGGTCTACCGGCGTACCACCACCGGCGACCTGTCGGGGTTGGAGGCCGAACTGGCGGAAGTCCGGCTCACCGCCTCCGTCGCCCGGTTCGCCGGGGACGGTGCCCGGTGA